The Bacteroidota bacterium genome window below encodes:
- the rsmH gene encoding 16S rRNA (cytosine(1402)-N(4))-methyltransferase RsmH has translation MVTSSSYHIPVMLNEVMEHLFTVNNGVYVDGTLGGGGHAEKICEHLNDQGTLIGIDADADAIHEAEKRLQRFQHNIQLVNDNTAHIAAILHSCNISTVHGLLLDLGVSSYQLDEASKGFSFRGDQRLDMRMDRRQSLDAYAVVNSYEEEELADVIYHYGEERLSRRIARRIVQRREEIPIETTGQLASVIESVVGGKFAVKSLARVFQAIRIEVNNELHRLQSILHDSLDYMAVGGRIVVISYHSLEDRIVKTFFHECAATTIPSGNKFQPDTPRIPELRVITKKPLEASDEEQKTNPRSRSAKMRVAERI, from the coding sequence ATGGTAACATCATCGTCGTATCATATTCCGGTAATGCTCAATGAAGTCATGGAGCATCTTTTTACCGTGAATAATGGAGTTTATGTGGATGGAACCTTGGGGGGAGGGGGACATGCAGAGAAAATTTGTGAACACCTCAATGATCAAGGTACGCTTATCGGTATTGATGCCGATGCAGACGCGATTCACGAAGCGGAAAAACGTCTGCAGCGTTTTCAACATAATATTCAACTAGTGAACGATAACACCGCACACATCGCAGCCATACTACACTCTTGTAATATTTCAACGGTTCACGGATTGTTGTTAGACCTCGGTGTCTCTTCTTATCAACTTGATGAAGCAAGCAAAGGATTTTCCTTTCGAGGCGATCAACGGTTAGATATGCGAATGGATCGCCGTCAATCGCTTGATGCGTATGCGGTGGTGAATTCCTACGAAGAAGAAGAGCTTGCTGATGTAATTTATCATTACGGGGAAGAGCGGTTGTCTCGGCGTATTGCTCGAAGAATTGTACAGCGAAGGGAAGAAATACCAATTGAAACGACCGGGCAGCTTGCTTCCGTGATTGAGAGTGTTGTCGGTGGAAAATTTGCCGTAAAATCTCTGGCAAGAGTATTCCAAGCGATCAGAATTGAAGTGAACAATGAATTACACCGGCTGCAATCCATATTACATGATTCTCTCGATTATATGGCTGTTGGCGGCAGGATCGTTGTTATTTCGTACCATTCTCTAGAAGACCGAATCGTAAAAACTTTTTTTCATGAATGTGCTGCGACAACAATTCCATCGGGCAACAAGTTTCAACCCGACACACCGCGCATTCCGGAATTGAGAGTGATTACCAAAAAACCGTTGGAAGCATCCGATGAGGAACAAAAGACCAATCCACGTTCGCGAAGTGCAAAAATGAGAGTGGCAGAAAGAATCTGA
- the mraZ gene encoding division/cell wall cluster transcriptional repressor MraZ produces the protein MSSFKGSFHYTVDNKGRINIPAKMRKNLAPEANNSFVITRGFEPCIFVYPNDEWAKRESEIGTLQQTDPKHRHFTRMLLQYATDVELDGQYRIVLSKELIEYAKIENEVFILGAYDRIEVWNPAEFKKYLEGQQEDYLTVASKVFEKKV, from the coding sequence GTGTCATCATTTAAAGGTTCATTTCATTATACGGTTGACAATAAAGGTCGCATTAATATTCCTGCAAAGATGAGGAAAAATCTTGCACCCGAAGCGAATAATTCGTTCGTGATCACGCGCGGATTTGAGCCTTGTATTTTTGTCTACCCAAATGATGAGTGGGCAAAACGAGAATCGGAAATAGGAACATTGCAGCAGACTGATCCGAAGCATCGTCACTTTACACGAATGCTTTTACAATATGCTACGGATGTTGAATTGGATGGACAATATAGAATTGTTCTCTCAAAAGAATTGATAGAGTACGCAAAAATAGAAAACGAAGTTTTTATTCTTGGCGCATACGATCGTATTGAAGTGTGGAATCCGGCAGAGTTTAAAAAATATTTGGAAGGCCAGCAGGAAGATTACCTGACAGTAGCCTCAAAGGTTTTTGAAAAGAAAGTGTGA
- a CDS encoding HAD family phosphatase, with translation MNNAIKVILFDLGRVLMDIDFDAFPNALGLTTTETRLKFDQRLIQENVRAYETGKMTTDEFVEALFEIFQRKFSRKKILEAFNGIIVEDNQEIILFVEKVKQKYRIAVLSNTCASHWEKVMHVSALIKTFPDTFTSFHLGAMKPDSIVYEKVCASLNVQPQEVLFIDDLKENVDGAIVAGMKGIIFTNTRQLESDFEKFN, from the coding sequence ATGAATAATGCTATTAAAGTAATTCTTTTTGATCTCGGTCGTGTATTAATGGATATCGATTTCGATGCATTTCCCAACGCACTTGGATTGACCACGACGGAAACCCGTTTGAAATTCGATCAACGATTAATTCAAGAAAACGTTCGTGCGTATGAAACGGGAAAGATGACAACGGATGAATTTGTCGAAGCTCTCTTTGAGATTTTTCAACGCAAATTTTCCCGAAAAAAAATTCTCGAAGCGTTCAATGGAATCATTGTTGAAGATAATCAAGAGATCATTCTATTTGTAGAAAAAGTAAAACAGAAGTACCGAATTGCGGTACTGAGTAATACCTGCGCGAGTCATTGGGAAAAAGTAATGCACGTTTCAGCATTAATAAAAACATTTCCCGATACGTTCACTTCATTTCACCTTGGTGCCATGAAACCGGATAGCATTGTGTATGAAAAAGTTTGCGCTTCGCTTAATGTGCAGCCACAGGAAGTGCTCTTCATCGATGATCTGAAAGAAAATGTCGACGGAGCAATTGTCGCTGGGATGAAGGGAATTATTTTTACGAATACAAGACAACTTGAGTCTGATTTTGAAAAGTTTAACTAG
- the mfd gene encoding transcription-repair coupling factor translates to MTNDIYSNIFDSEHFQRLNALNVSAKNPAVLHGIFGSLWAFVAVALYRQANGQVLVVLDEPERAEKLRDDCATIIGDANVKLCIVESQHASQAMDMSATLSQIETMKALQANIPAIYITHATALGFGVPDRQAFSKAVIELSAKTDHNFEQLLAALSDFGFERKQFVESYGDFALRGGILDIFPFIGEHPVRIEFWGDTIESIREFEVLSQRSIRELQSVSIIPDVLKKNRSEESNEKNKNNVSLFSYFSPDATILSEDPSLLQKEFDELELEGVPVDFSFEDVLKSSESFSRFTHAAFQVSQAQIDFQSQSQPSVNGSIKILREKISEFSEKGFSVIITSDRKEELERIQDLIEEERDQISDVRDQKVDFSEQMSEDRELPIPIETEIGTEDFKDSAFHQVIYSTESFHSGFVFESAKIAIFTEHEIFNRVKARAERKRRRFKGLSAKELHALRKGDYVTHIDHGIGKFLGLEKISVGGNEQEVAKLEYAEKGTLFVNLNYITRIQKYSSAEGHEPKLNKLGSLDWEKLKARTKKKIKDIARDLIKLYAKRKMEPGFAFQSDTHWQKEMEASFMYEDTPDQARTTIEVKADMESPHPMDRLVCGDVGFGKTEIAVRAAFKTVMNGKQVGVLVPTTILAQQHFNTFSDRLGRYPVRIALLSRFKSPKEIKESLQKLSDGEIDIVIGTHRLLSKDVKFKELGLLVIDEEQRFGVSAKEKLRAMKVSVDTLTLTATPIPRTLHFSLMGARDLSVINTPPRNRLPIHTEIATFDKKIIREAVVHEIHRGGQVFIVTDKVSNIDILTATLTETIPEARFRFAHGQMEGHELEKVMIDFLERKFDVLVTTKIVESGVDIPSVNTIIINRADKFGLAELYQLRGRVGRANLQAYAYLLVPPISLLPKQTLRRLQAIEEFTELGSGLNLAMRDLEIRGAGNMLGGEQSGFIMEMGFEMYTKILEDAVAELKEQEFAEVFATTSLEVKQRLIETQVDADIEAYIPEFYVESDTERLDIYRRLYKTANQKEVDELKAELTDRFGAPMEEVDSLFSLAAVRVLGSQSNIRKVELNKRTLRLFLPLEEDKHFYENGIFTNMMASVSSIKEPQIQLKQEGKNLFLQTYLKHAEGVERVNDAMIIIEKLKQ, encoded by the coding sequence GTGACTAACGATATCTACAGTAACATTTTTGATTCGGAGCATTTTCAGAGATTGAATGCTCTCAATGTCTCCGCGAAGAATCCTGCCGTTCTGCATGGGATATTTGGATCCTTATGGGCATTCGTTGCTGTCGCATTATATCGCCAAGCGAACGGACAAGTGCTGGTGGTGTTGGATGAACCGGAACGGGCAGAAAAACTTCGGGACGATTGCGCAACAATCATCGGCGATGCGAATGTAAAATTATGCATCGTTGAATCGCAGCACGCATCGCAAGCAATGGATATGTCCGCAACGCTTTCACAGATTGAGACGATGAAAGCGTTACAGGCGAATATCCCCGCTATTTATATTACCCACGCAACCGCATTGGGATTCGGCGTTCCGGATCGTCAAGCGTTTTCCAAAGCGGTCATTGAACTTTCTGCAAAAACAGATCATAATTTTGAACAACTGCTTGCGGCACTTTCCGATTTCGGGTTTGAACGAAAACAATTTGTTGAATCGTACGGAGATTTTGCATTACGCGGCGGTATTCTTGACATCTTCCCGTTTATTGGTGAACATCCGGTGCGGATTGAGTTTTGGGGAGATACGATTGAATCAATCCGTGAATTTGAAGTGTTATCGCAAAGATCAATCCGTGAATTACAATCAGTCAGTATCATTCCCGACGTATTGAAAAAAAACCGCAGCGAAGAAAGCAACGAAAAAAATAAAAATAACGTCTCTCTGTTTTCATATTTCTCTCCGGATGCGACCATTCTCTCCGAAGATCCATCTCTGCTCCAGAAGGAATTCGATGAACTGGAACTGGAAGGAGTACCGGTTGATTTTTCTTTTGAAGATGTGTTAAAAAGCAGTGAAAGTTTTTCACGGTTTACGCACGCTGCCTTTCAGGTTTCGCAAGCACAGATTGATTTTCAATCCCAATCCCAGCCGAGCGTGAATGGCAGTATCAAAATCCTTCGGGAAAAGATCAGTGAATTCTCTGAAAAAGGATTTAGTGTTATCATCACATCGGATAGGAAAGAAGAGCTGGAACGAATTCAAGACCTGATTGAAGAAGAGAGAGATCAGATATCAGATGTCAGAGATCAGAAAGTAGATTTTAGTGAACAGATGTCGGAAGATCGTGAATTACCTATTCCAATTGAGACAGAGATAGGAACTGAAGATTTTAAGGATTCTGCATTTCACCAAGTTATCTATTCTACGGAATCGTTCCATTCCGGCTTCGTTTTTGAATCCGCAAAGATCGCCATCTTTACTGAACATGAAATTTTCAACCGTGTAAAAGCACGCGCGGAGCGAAAACGTAGACGATTTAAAGGGCTCTCTGCAAAAGAACTTCATGCACTGCGAAAGGGTGATTATGTAACACATATCGATCATGGTATCGGAAAATTTCTCGGTTTAGAAAAAATCAGTGTCGGTGGTAATGAACAAGAAGTTGCAAAATTGGAATATGCCGAAAAAGGAACGCTCTTCGTCAATCTCAATTACATTACCCGAATTCAAAAATATTCCTCCGCTGAAGGACACGAACCGAAACTGAATAAGCTCGGCAGTCTGGATTGGGAAAAACTAAAGGCGCGGACAAAGAAAAAGATTAAGGACATTGCCCGCGATCTGATTAAACTCTATGCGAAACGAAAAATGGAACCGGGATTTGCCTTTCAGTCTGATACGCATTGGCAAAAGGAGATGGAAGCTTCCTTCATGTACGAAGATACACCGGATCAAGCACGGACAACCATTGAAGTAAAAGCAGATATGGAGTCCCCGCATCCTATGGACCGTTTGGTTTGTGGTGATGTGGGTTTTGGGAAGACAGAAATTGCTGTTCGGGCAGCATTTAAAACGGTGATGAACGGAAAACAAGTAGGTGTACTTGTGCCAACGACGATCCTTGCGCAGCAGCATTTTAATACATTTTCGGATCGTTTGGGTCGCTACCCGGTGAGGATTGCGTTGCTGTCCCGATTCAAATCGCCGAAAGAGATTAAAGAGTCGTTACAAAAACTTTCTGATGGAGAGATTGATATTGTTATCGGAACACATCGACTATTATCAAAAGATGTGAAATTCAAAGAACTCGGTTTACTTGTGATTGATGAAGAACAACGTTTTGGAGTATCTGCAAAAGAGAAACTTCGCGCAATGAAAGTCTCCGTTGATACTCTGACATTAACAGCAACTCCCATTCCTCGTACGCTCCATTTTTCGCTGATGGGTGCCCGCGATCTTTCGGTGATCAATACGCCTCCGCGCAACCGCTTGCCAATCCACACTGAGATTGCAACATTTGATAAAAAGATTATTCGTGAAGCGGTTGTTCATGAAATTCATAGGGGCGGTCAGGTTTTTATTGTAACAGATAAAGTGAGTAATATTGACATCCTTACAGCAACACTCACTGAAACAATCCCGGAGGCTCGGTTCCGTTTTGCGCATGGGCAGATGGAAGGGCATGAACTTGAGAAAGTGATGATCGATTTTCTTGAGCGTAAATTCGATGTTCTTGTAACGACCAAGATTGTTGAATCAGGAGTCGATATTCCTAGCGTTAACACAATCATCATTAACCGCGCTGATAAATTTGGATTGGCGGAATTATATCAACTGCGCGGCCGTGTAGGACGTGCTAACCTTCAAGCGTATGCCTATCTGCTTGTTCCGCCTATCAGCTTGCTGCCAAAACAAACGCTTCGCCGTTTGCAGGCAATTGAGGAATTTACGGAGCTCGGATCGGGATTGAATTTGGCAATGCGTGATTTGGAGATTCGCGGAGCAGGTAATATGCTCGGAGGAGAACAGAGTGGATTTATTATGGAGATGGGATTTGAGATGTATACGAAGATTCTTGAAGATGCGGTTGCAGAATTGAAAGAGCAGGAATTTGCGGAGGTCTTTGCCACGACATCACTTGAGGTAAAGCAACGACTGATAGAAACACAGGTGGATGCAGATATTGAAGCATACATTCCTGAATTTTACGTTGAAAGCGATACAGAACGGCTGGATATTTATCGCAGGCTCTACAAAACGGCAAATCAAAAAGAAGTTGATGAATTGAAAGCTGAACTGACAGATAGGTTTGGTGCACCAATGGAGGAAGTCGATAGTTTATTTTCTCTTGCTGCCGTTCGCGTGCTCGGATCACAATCTAATATCCGAAAAGTTGAATTAAATAAACGAACGCTTCGTTTGTTTCTTCCGTTAGAAGAGGATAAACATTTTTATGAGAACGGCATCTTTACCAATATGATGGCCTCTGTTTCAAGCATAAAGGAACCGCAAATACAACTGAAACAGGAAGGGAAAAATTTATTTCTACAAACATATTTAAAACATGCTGAAGGGGTAGAGCGAGTAAACGATGCAATGATTATTATTGAAAAATTAAAACAGTAA
- a CDS encoding thioredoxin family protein, with the protein MNQRRNQEIKIFAVIGIVCAIAAAIIEYYPTTTSMQWVPYESAFQRAKTENKLVYLDVYAEWCGPCKMMDKTTYTNHVVTSSLQNNFIATRVNIDDERAGAEVKKKFNIVAMPTSLLLTSEQLEVRRKVGYMDVEKFIDWIVDTTVSEFMVWDDFATALANAKRVNKSLFVLVLHDSLKVFELQRSFQTPVVKQIIKDRFIPTILFDINPNHRKIIQQYSLLPFLDFIGCIYTFSPSMELRQTLPLRNDDAQRIEGMVQQLTSESGKRN; encoded by the coding sequence ATGAACCAACGCCGCAATCAGGAAATAAAAATCTTTGCAGTCATCGGTATAGTCTGTGCAATTGCTGCTGCTATTATTGAATACTATCCCACAACAACATCAATGCAATGGGTACCGTACGAATCGGCATTTCAACGAGCAAAGACGGAAAATAAATTAGTGTATTTAGATGTGTATGCCGAATGGTGCGGACCGTGCAAGATGATGGATAAAACAACGTATACCAACCATGTAGTGACTTCATCATTGCAAAACAATTTTATTGCAACACGAGTGAATATCGATGATGAGCGTGCTGGAGCTGAAGTGAAAAAGAAATTTAATATCGTCGCGATGCCGACATCGTTGCTGTTGACTTCAGAGCAATTGGAAGTAAGACGCAAAGTTGGATATATGGACGTTGAAAAATTTATCGATTGGATTGTCGATACAACAGTTTCAGAATTTATGGTATGGGATGATTTTGCCACTGCGTTAGCGAATGCAAAAAGAGTAAATAAATCGTTATTTGTATTGGTGCTCCACGATTCGTTAAAAGTCTTTGAATTACAGAGGTCATTCCAAACACCGGTTGTGAAACAAATTATCAAGGATCGATTTATTCCTACCATTCTTTTTGATATTAATCCAAACCACCGAAAGATCATTCAACAATATTCACTTCTTCCATTTTTGGATTTTATTGGCTGTATCTATACATTTTCTCCTTCGATGGAGCTGCGGCAGACATTACCGCTTCGGAATGACGACGCGCAAAGGATAGAAGGAATGGTTCAGCAGTTAACATCGGAATCAGGCAAACGGAACTAA
- a CDS encoding ABC transporter ATP-binding protein, producing MSAIAAINLSKTYKQLFKPPVEALHNVSFSINEGEMVGLIGPNGAGKSTLMRLLLGFLPSDSGEVTLFNEHPESLHARSQIGYQADTQFRAKNVTVKSFLLLHARLIGIERPEEHIEQLLKTFELFDAYKRPLASLSKGMRQKLELVLAFLGSPKLVFLDEPTAALDPPSVFVLRDFLAEKKKTGITVLFSSHHLTEVESICDRIIFISDGTVVDDSPMKNIGPGHLEQLFRKNLGMKGTMS from the coding sequence ATGTCTGCTATTGCAGCGATCAATCTTTCGAAAACGTATAAACAATTATTTAAACCGCCGGTTGAAGCGTTACATAATGTCTCGTTTTCGATCAACGAAGGAGAGATGGTCGGGTTGATCGGACCAAATGGTGCCGGGAAATCAACGCTGATGAGATTGCTACTTGGATTCCTTCCGTCTGATTCCGGTGAAGTGACGTTGTTTAATGAACATCCGGAATCTCTTCATGCTCGGTCGCAGATTGGATATCAGGCAGATACGCAATTCCGCGCAAAGAATGTCACGGTCAAATCATTCCTGCTGCTTCACGCCCGGTTAATTGGCATTGAACGTCCCGAAGAACACATCGAACAATTGTTGAAAACATTTGAACTTTTTGATGCATACAAACGTCCGCTTGCATCACTCTCCAAAGGAATGAGACAAAAATTGGAATTAGTGTTGGCATTTCTTGGTTCCCCGAAACTAGTGTTTCTTGATGAACCAACTGCGGCGCTTGATCCTCCTTCCGTTTTTGTTTTAAGAGACTTCCTTGCAGAGAAAAAGAAAACCGGAATTACCGTTTTGTTCAGCTCACATCATTTAACCGAAGTCGAATCGATCTGCGATCGTATTATCTTTATCAGCGACGGAACTGTTGTTGACGATTCTCCAATGAAGAATATTGGTCCGGGGCATCTCGAACAGCTCTTCCGAAAGAATCTTGGCATGAAGGGAACCATGTCATGA
- a CDS encoding SDR family oxidoreductase, which translates to MSEIRNSSVLITGGASGIGKLMGKHLLDKGCGTLVIWDINRQLLDETVKEFSSHHQNVKGYIVDVSIIEQICSTAKQVLNDSGPIDILINNAGIIVGKYFHEHTHEDIDRTMSINADAMMHVTREFLPEMIKQHKGHIVSIASAGGMVGNPRMSIYAASKWAVIGWSDSLRLEMERLRTNVHVTCVTPYYISTGMFDGVKTSIVVPINRPEPTVRKIIRSIEKNSLHVRMPLIVYTLQFFKGILPTRVFDLIVGEFLKIYHTMDEFTGRK; encoded by the coding sequence ATGAGTGAAATACGAAATTCATCTGTCCTCATTACCGGAGGCGCTTCGGGCATTGGTAAATTAATGGGAAAACATCTGCTGGATAAAGGATGCGGAACATTAGTGATTTGGGATATTAATCGACAACTGCTTGATGAAACGGTAAAAGAATTTTCTTCCCATCATCAAAATGTCAAAGGATATATCGTTGATGTTTCCATTATTGAGCAGATCTGTTCAACGGCAAAACAAGTGTTGAATGATTCAGGACCCATTGACATTCTCATCAACAATGCGGGAATTATCGTCGGAAAATATTTTCACGAACACACACATGAAGATATTGATAGAACAATGTCCATTAATGCCGATGCAATGATGCATGTAACACGTGAATTTCTTCCGGAGATGATCAAACAACATAAAGGACACATCGTCAGCATCGCCTCGGCTGGCGGAATGGTTGGTAATCCCAGAATGTCCATCTATGCAGCAAGCAAATGGGCCGTGATCGGATGGTCCGATTCATTACGATTGGAAATGGAAAGGCTCAGAACAAACGTCCATGTCACTTGTGTTACTCCCTATTATATCAGCACCGGAATGTTTGACGGTGTAAAAACTTCCATCGTTGTTCCGATCAATAGACCGGAACCGACGGTTCGAAAAATCATCCGCAGTATAGAAAAGAATAGTTTGCATGTTCGTATGCCGTTGATTGTTTACACGTTGCAATTCTTCAAGGGTATTCTACCGACACGAGTGTTCGATCTGATTGTCGGTGAATTTTTAAAAATCTATCACACGATGGATGAATTCACTGGAAGAAAATAA
- a CDS encoding aldehyde dehydrogenase yields MNVANIVTAQRTLFRSGITRNVDFRIMQLQKFEQALKENEQQLFDAIYADLKKSRYDTFTSELSLVYREISFMRKNMRKWSRKKRVRTNLVNFPARSYLLPEPFGVTYIAGAWNYPYQLTLIPLVDSLAAGNTAVVKPSEVAPQTSAIMASIINKTFTPEYCYAAEGGAETAKEILEQKFDYIFFTGGTKIGKIVYEAAAKHLTPVTLEMGGKNPAFVLPDCDIVTSAKRIVWGKLLNAGQTCVAIDYLLVHSSIEQQLLAEMKKVLERHYPQHAVSENYMAIVNERHVDRIQQLIDPKKVYYGGTVDKKNLFIAPTIMNNVTFDDEIMKEEIFGPVLPVVRYDDLNEAISRVKDYPKPLSLYVFGSNNGEKEKLFNELSFGGGSGNDAVMYFANDHLPLGGVGSSGIGAYHGFEGFKTFSHYKAIMEKPTWLEFWFLKVPPYSEWKLKILRFLIEKL; encoded by the coding sequence ATGAATGTAGCTAATATCGTTACCGCGCAACGTACACTTTTTCGATCCGGCATTACACGCAATGTCGATTTCCGAATAATGCAGCTGCAGAAATTTGAACAGGCGTTGAAGGAGAACGAACAACAACTCTTCGATGCAATTTACGCCGACTTAAAAAAATCGCGGTACGATACATTCACATCGGAACTCTCTCTTGTCTACCGCGAGATATCATTCATGCGGAAGAATATGAGAAAATGGAGCAGAAAAAAACGTGTGCGAACCAATCTTGTTAATTTTCCTGCCCGCAGTTACCTTCTTCCGGAGCCATTTGGAGTGACATATATTGCCGGTGCGTGGAATTATCCCTATCAATTAACACTCATCCCGCTTGTTGATTCTCTTGCAGCGGGAAATACAGCTGTTGTGAAACCGAGTGAAGTAGCACCGCAAACATCGGCAATCATGGCATCGATCATCAACAAGACGTTTACCCCAGAATATTGTTATGCCGCTGAAGGAGGAGCCGAAACAGCAAAAGAAATTCTTGAGCAAAAGTTTGATTACATCTTCTTCACCGGAGGGACGAAGATTGGAAAGATCGTTTATGAAGCAGCAGCAAAACACCTCACTCCGGTCACACTGGAGATGGGAGGAAAAAATCCTGCGTTCGTCCTGCCGGATTGCGACATTGTCACTTCAGCAAAACGAATTGTCTGGGGAAAATTATTGAATGCCGGCCAAACGTGCGTTGCCATTGATTACCTTTTGGTCCACTCCTCCATTGAACAACAATTGCTAGCGGAGATGAAAAAAGTGTTGGAACGTCATTATCCGCAACATGCCGTTTCGGAAAATTATATGGCCATCGTTAATGAACGGCATGTCGATCGAATTCAGCAATTGATTGATCCAAAAAAAGTATACTATGGCGGAACCGTTGACAAAAAAAATTTATTCATTGCACCTACCATCATGAATAACGTAACGTTCGACGATGAGATTATGAAGGAGGAGATTTTCGGGCCGGTGCTGCCTGTTGTTCGATACGACGATCTTAACGAAGCAATCAGCAGAGTAAAAGATTACCCAAAACCGTTATCCTTATATGTTTTCGGGTCAAACAATGGTGAGAAAGAAAAGTTATTCAACGAACTTTCGTTTGGCGGAGGATCCGGGAACGATGCCGTTATGTATTTTGCGAACGATCATCTGCCATTGGGAGGAGTCGGTTCCAGCGGCATCGGTGCGTATCATGGATTTGAAGGATTTAAGACGTTTTCCCATTACAAAGCAATTATGGAAAAACCGACCTGGCTTGAATTTTGGTTTTTGAAAGTACCGCCGTATAGCGAATGGAAATTAAAGATATTGCGGTTCTTGATAGAGAAATTGTAA